A stretch of the Streptomyces sp. NBC_00078 genome encodes the following:
- a CDS encoding response regulator transcription factor, with translation MTSVLVCDDSPLAREALRRAVATVPGVERVTTAANGEEVLRRWGADRSDLILMDVRMPGLGGVETVRRLLSADPGARIIMLTVAEDLDGVALAVAAGARGYLHKDASRAELRATVTQALADPTWRLAPRRLRSAEMGAAPTLTAREIQVLEGMSHGRSNAEIGRELFLSEDTVKTHARRLFKKLGASDRAHAVALGFRWGLVR, from the coding sequence ATGACATCCGTCCTCGTCTGCGACGACTCCCCGCTTGCCCGAGAGGCGCTCCGCCGCGCGGTCGCGACCGTGCCCGGCGTCGAGCGCGTGACGACCGCGGCCAACGGCGAGGAAGTCCTCCGCCGCTGGGGCGCCGACCGCTCGGACCTGATTCTGATGGACGTGCGCATGCCCGGGCTGGGCGGCGTCGAGACCGTACGGCGGCTGCTGTCCGCCGACCCCGGCGCACGCATCATCATGCTCACGGTCGCCGAGGACCTGGACGGTGTGGCCCTCGCGGTCGCCGCCGGTGCCCGCGGCTATCTGCACAAGGACGCCTCGCGCGCGGAGCTGCGCGCGACCGTCACCCAGGCGCTCGCCGACCCGACCTGGCGGCTGGCGCCGCGCCGGCTGCGCTCCGCCGAGATGGGCGCCGCGCCCACGCTCACGGCGCGTGAGATCCAGGTGCTCGAAGGGATGAGCCACGGACGGTCCAATGCAGAGATCGGGCGTGAGCTGTTCCTCTCCGAGGACACGGTGAAGACCCACGCGCGGCGGCTGTTCAAGAAGCTCGGCGCGTCGGACCGGGCGCATGCGGTGGCGCTCGGGTTCCGCTGGGGCCTGGTTCGCTGA
- a CDS encoding sigma-70 family RNA polymerase sigma factor produces the protein MRDDEAASAAGGIGALVHHAVEGDEQATHDLLAHVHPLALRYCRARLSRLPGDARHFVEDLAQEVCVAVLLALPRYKDTGRPFEAFVFAIAAHKVADLQRAAMRHPGSTAVPSDEMPERPDDSLGPEERALLSSDAEWAKKLLANLPENQRELLLLRIAVGLTAEETGQMLGMSPGAVRVAQHRALSRLRALAEQ, from the coding sequence ATGCGCGACGACGAGGCGGCGAGTGCCGCAGGGGGCATCGGTGCACTCGTCCACCACGCTGTCGAAGGGGACGAGCAGGCCACACACGACCTGCTCGCCCATGTTCACCCGCTGGCGCTGCGCTACTGCCGCGCCCGTCTGTCCCGTCTTCCGGGCGACGCCCGGCACTTCGTGGAGGACCTCGCGCAAGAGGTCTGCGTCGCCGTCCTCCTCGCGCTGCCGCGCTACAAGGACACCGGCCGCCCCTTCGAGGCGTTCGTCTTCGCCATCGCCGCCCACAAGGTCGCGGACCTGCAGCGAGCGGCGATGCGGCACCCGGGTTCGACCGCCGTCCCGTCCGACGAGATGCCCGAGCGGCCCGATGACTCGCTCGGCCCGGAGGAGCGGGCGCTGCTGAGCAGCGACGCCGAATGGGCCAAGAAACTCCTGGCCAACCTGCCCGAGAACCAGCGCGAACTGCTCCTGCTGCGCATCGCGGTGGGGCTCACGGCCGAGGAGACCGGCCAGATGTTGGGAATGTCACCCGGGGCGGTCCGGGTGGCGCAGCACCGGGCCCTGAGCCGGCTCAGGGCGCTCGCGGAGCAGTAA
- a CDS encoding serine hydrolase → MPPLRTLLAMPVALALLALTPAASSAPTAPATDALLPLLVTAGGAPAAALMAREEPGTHYARAGQGISRADHFRAGSITKTFIATVVLQLAAEHRLSLSDTVEQHLPGLVHGAGNDGRALTLRSLLTHTSGLNDFSAETKGLTPLSPLQAVRIALTHPPAEPGRFAYSNTNYVLLGMVIEQVTGHSYATEAERRIIAPLDLTGTSFPGARTSLPSPHGRAYAADGTDVTELDPRVAGAAGELVTTLADLDRFYAALLGGRLLPSRLLHEMRDTRAAHGLYGMGLFPQKLPCGITVWGHNGRITGSYVRTAATVDGRRVLTFRVNTTAVTDPGLEPALLAAEFCPRTP, encoded by the coding sequence ATGCCCCCGCTTCGGACGCTACTGGCCATGCCGGTGGCCCTGGCGCTGCTCGCTCTCACCCCCGCCGCCTCCTCCGCACCCACCGCACCGGCCACGGACGCGCTCCTCCCGCTGCTGGTCACCGCGGGCGGAGCCCCCGCCGCAGCCCTCATGGCCCGCGAGGAGCCCGGCACCCACTACGCCCGGGCGGGCCAAGGCATCAGCCGCGCCGACCACTTCCGCGCCGGCAGCATCACGAAGACCTTCATCGCGACCGTCGTCCTGCAACTCGCGGCAGAGCACCGGCTGTCCCTGTCCGACACGGTGGAGCAGCATCTGCCGGGCCTGGTGCACGGAGCGGGCAACGACGGCCGCGCGCTGACCCTGCGTTCCCTGCTCACCCACACCAGCGGCCTGAACGACTTCTCCGCGGAGACCAAGGGCCTGACCCCCCTGTCCCCCCTTCAAGCCGTACGCATCGCACTCACCCACCCTCCGGCCGAACCCGGCCGCTTCGCCTACTCGAACACCAACTACGTGCTGCTCGGCATGGTCATCGAGCAGGTCACGGGCCACTCCTACGCCACCGAGGCCGAGCGGCGCATCATCGCTCCGCTGGATCTGACGGGTACCTCCTTTCCTGGTGCGCGCACTTCTCTCCCCTCCCCGCACGGTCGCGCCTACGCCGCCGACGGAACCGACGTCACCGAACTCGACCCGCGGGTGGCCGGAGCCGCTGGCGAGCTCGTGACCACCCTGGCCGATCTGGACCGCTTCTACGCGGCACTGCTCGGAGGCCGGCTGCTGCCCTCACGCCTGCTGCACGAAATGCGCGACACCCGGGCCGCACACGGGTTGTACGGCATGGGCCTGTTTCCCCAGAAGCTGCCGTGCGGCATCACGGTGTGGGGGCACAACGGCCGTATCACCGGCAGCTATGTGCGCACCGCGGCCACCGTCGACGGTCGTCGCGTCCTCACCTTCCGGGTGAACACGACGGCGGTCACAGATCCCGGCCTCGAACCGGCCCTGCTCGCCGCCGAGTTCTGCCCCCGCACCCCGTAG
- a CDS encoding nucleotide sugar dehydrogenase, with the protein MPADLAVIGLGPFGLPLAQAAVAAGISTLGYRTGPEPGSLSPAELRRMLSGGFRHATSPAELGRVRTAVICAPTPRGADGGLDLTQVEAAARTLAARLRPHTTVILESPVPPGTTEEFLRPLLEDGSRLRAGRDFHLAYSPSRVDPGNRDFTPSNTPKVIGGLTSACTESAAAFYSRLTDKVVRARGLREAETVQLLETNFRHVNIALVNEMAGLCNDLGVDLWDVIRCAETKPFGFEAFRPGPGVGGHAVPQDLTGSAGRTLRMVELAQQVNSQMPRYVVQRAAALLNEHGKSARGARVLLLGVTYKPDLADQQGTPAREIAVRLTKLGAAVSYHDPYVPFWNVLERPVPRAESLYDAAADADLTILLQHHRTYDLQGLSVKAQLLLDTRGAAPTGAAHRL; encoded by the coding sequence ATGCCCGCAGATCTCGCCGTCATCGGACTCGGCCCGTTCGGCCTGCCCCTGGCCCAGGCAGCCGTCGCGGCCGGTATCTCCACACTCGGCTACCGGACCGGGCCCGAGCCCGGCTCCCTCAGCCCCGCAGAACTGCGCCGGATGCTCTCGGGGGGCTTCCGGCACGCCACCAGCCCGGCCGAGCTGGGCCGGGTACGCACCGCGGTCATCTGCGCGCCGACCCCGCGCGGCGCGGACGGCGGCCTCGATCTCACCCAGGTGGAGGCGGCGGCCCGCACCCTGGCCGCGCGGCTGCGCCCGCACACCACGGTCATCCTGGAGTCGCCCGTCCCGCCCGGCACCACGGAGGAGTTCCTGCGCCCCCTCCTCGAAGACGGATCCCGGCTCCGCGCGGGCCGCGACTTCCACCTCGCCTATTCGCCCAGCCGGGTGGACCCCGGCAACCGCGACTTCACCCCGTCCAACACCCCCAAGGTGATCGGCGGCCTCACCTCCGCCTGCACCGAGTCCGCCGCCGCGTTCTACAGCCGCCTCACCGACAAGGTGGTACGCGCGCGTGGACTGCGTGAGGCGGAGACCGTGCAGTTGCTGGAGACCAACTTCCGGCACGTGAACATCGCGCTCGTCAACGAGATGGCCGGCCTCTGCAACGACCTGGGCGTCGACCTGTGGGACGTCATCCGCTGCGCGGAGACCAAGCCGTTCGGCTTCGAGGCCTTCCGCCCCGGCCCCGGAGTCGGCGGCCACGCCGTCCCCCAGGACCTGACCGGCTCCGCGGGCCGCACTCTGCGCATGGTGGAACTGGCCCAGCAGGTCAACAGCCAGATGCCCCGTTACGTCGTCCAGCGCGCGGCGGCCCTCCTGAACGAGCACGGCAAGTCGGCGCGAGGCGCGCGCGTGCTGCTCCTCGGCGTCACCTACAAGCCCGACCTCGCCGACCAACAGGGCACCCCCGCCCGGGAGATCGCCGTCCGCCTCACGAAACTCGGCGCCGCGGTCAGCTACCACGACCCGTACGTCCCGTTCTGGAACGTCCTGGAACGCCCGGTCCCGCGCGCGGAGTCCCTCTACGACGCCGCGGCCGACGCCGACCTGACGATCCTGCTCCAGCACCACCGCACGTACGACCTGCAGGGCCTGTCCGTGAAGGCCCAACTCCTGCTGGACACAAGGGGAGCGGCACCGACGGGAGCCGCTCACCGTCTGTGA
- a CDS encoding ester cyclase → MTFVQIIDCRTSRFDDMNRLMDTWVEQTRGKRTATHSVIGKDRSDGSHFIEIVEFPSYEEAMRNSSLPETDKIFREMVALCDEMPTFTDLDVVRDEQLYTATARRFFETQATEGELPPLDDLFAENYHDHDPANEQDTLGMDAMRREMEMWRSGFDIAFTIEDQICDGDRVCTRWTGNATHKGDFMGIPASGRKVVMTGTTVFRFGDHGKIVEGWWQYDRLGLMAQLGALDALER, encoded by the coding sequence ATGACCTTCGTTCAGATCATCGACTGCAGGACCAGCCGCTTCGACGACATGAACCGGCTGATGGACACATGGGTCGAACAGACCAGGGGAAAGCGGACCGCGACACACAGTGTGATCGGCAAGGACCGGTCGGACGGGTCGCACTTCATCGAGATCGTGGAGTTCCCGTCGTACGAGGAGGCGATGCGGAACTCCAGCCTGCCCGAGACCGACAAGATCTTCCGGGAGATGGTGGCTCTCTGCGACGAGATGCCGACCTTCACGGATCTGGACGTCGTGCGGGACGAGCAGTTGTACACGGCCACCGCGCGCCGCTTCTTCGAGACGCAGGCCACCGAGGGCGAGCTGCCCCCGCTCGACGACCTGTTCGCCGAGAACTACCACGACCACGATCCCGCGAACGAGCAGGACACCCTCGGCATGGACGCGATGCGGCGCGAGATGGAGATGTGGCGCAGCGGCTTCGACATCGCGTTCACCATCGAGGACCAGATCTGCGACGGTGACCGCGTGTGCACCCGGTGGACCGGGAACGCGACCCACAAGGGCGACTTCATGGGCATCCCGGCCAGCGGGCGAAAGGTCGTCATGACCGGCACGACCGTCTTCCGGTTCGGAGACCACGGGAAGATCGTCGAGGGCTGGTGGCAGTACGACCGGCTCGGGCTGATGGCACAGCTGGGTGCGCTCGACGCGCTGGAGAGGTAG
- a CDS encoding LysR family transcriptional regulator: MIEARHLRVLRAVATTGSFSAAGRELGCTQPAVSQQIKALESSVGTPLLVRSGREMRLTQAGEALVRHANGILAGLTAAEEEVAAIAGLRAGRVRLVSFPSGSSTLVPTALAALRAAHPGTRVSLEEAEPPASVELLREGDCDVALAFRYEGAAGAGEWDDLVVRPLLSDRLVGLVPERHRLAGAASVSIGDLAGEPWIAGCPRCRGQLVEVCEGAGFTPRIDFATDDYPAVVGLVGAGLGVAVLPQLAIESVRPRHARVLPLRPAVRREIVALTLPDLARVPAVAATLEELGRAAARQ, encoded by the coding sequence GTGATCGAAGCCCGTCATCTGCGTGTCCTGCGCGCCGTCGCCACCACCGGTTCCTTCTCGGCGGCCGGGCGCGAACTCGGCTGCACCCAGCCCGCCGTCAGCCAGCAGATAAAGGCCCTGGAGTCGTCCGTGGGCACCCCGCTGCTGGTCCGCAGCGGGCGCGAGATGCGGCTGACGCAGGCCGGAGAGGCCCTCGTGCGGCACGCCAACGGCATCCTCGCCGGGCTCACCGCCGCCGAGGAGGAGGTCGCCGCCATCGCCGGGCTGCGCGCCGGACGCGTCCGGCTGGTCTCCTTCCCCAGCGGCAGCTCCACCCTCGTGCCCACCGCCCTCGCGGCCCTCCGCGCCGCGCACCCCGGCACCCGCGTCTCGCTGGAGGAGGCCGAACCGCCCGCCTCCGTCGAGCTGCTCCGCGAGGGCGACTGCGACGTGGCGCTGGCCTTCCGGTACGAAGGCGCGGCGGGCGCGGGGGAGTGGGACGACCTCGTCGTACGACCGCTGCTGAGCGACCGGCTGGTCGGGCTCGTGCCCGAACGGCACCGGCTCGCCGGGGCCGCGTCCGTGTCCATCGGGGACCTCGCGGGCGAGCCGTGGATCGCTGGTTGCCCGCGCTGCCGCGGGCAGTTGGTCGAGGTGTGCGAGGGGGCCGGTTTCACCCCGCGCATCGACTTCGCCACCGACGACTATCCGGCGGTGGTCGGCCTGGTCGGCGCCGGCCTCGGCGTCGCCGTACTGCCGCAGCTCGCCATCGAGTCGGTACGGCCGCGCCACGCGCGCGTGCTGCCGCTTCGGCCCGCGGTGCGACGGGAGATCGTGGCGCTGACGCTGCCCGATCTGGCCCGCGTTCCGGCGGTGGCGGCGACCCTGGAGGAACTCGGCCGCGCGGCCGCACGGCAGTGA
- the guaB gene encoding IMP dehydrogenase, with translation MTANVDGVPGKFATLGLTYDDVLLLPGASEVLPGAVDTSSRISRNVRVNIPLLSAAMDKVTESRMAIAMARLGGVGVLHRNLSVEDQVNQVDLVKRSESGMVTDPITVHPEATLADADALCAKFRISGVPVTDPAGKLLGIVTNRDMAFESDRSRQVREVMTPMPLVTGKVGISGVDAMELLRRHKIEKLPLVDEAGVLKGLITVKDFVKAEKYPNAAKDAEGRLLVGAAVGASPEALERAQALAEAGVDFLVVDTSHGHNSNALSWMSKIKSSVSVDVIGGNVATRDGAQALIDAGVDGIKVGVGPGSICTTRVVAGIGVPQVTAIYEASLAARPAGVPLIGDGGLQYSGDIGKALAAGADTVMLGSLLAGCEESPGELQFINGKQYKSYRGMGSLGAMQSRGQGKSYSKDRYFQAEVSADDKLVPEGIEGQVPYRGPLSSVLHQLVGGLRQTMGYVGAATIDEMETKGRFVRITSAGLKESHPHDIQMTVEAPNYSRNK, from the coding sequence ATGACTGCAAACGTCGACGGAGTGCCCGGAAAATTCGCGACACTCGGGCTGACCTACGACGACGTGCTGCTGCTGCCGGGCGCCTCCGAGGTGCTCCCCGGCGCGGTCGACACCTCGTCCCGCATCTCCCGCAACGTCCGGGTCAACATCCCGCTCCTCTCGGCGGCGATGGACAAGGTGACCGAGTCGCGCATGGCCATCGCGATGGCCCGCCTCGGCGGCGTCGGCGTGCTGCACCGCAATCTCTCCGTCGAGGACCAGGTCAACCAGGTCGATCTGGTCAAGCGGTCCGAGTCCGGCATGGTCACCGACCCCATCACGGTGCACCCGGAGGCGACGCTCGCCGACGCTGACGCGCTGTGTGCCAAGTTCCGCATCAGCGGTGTCCCCGTCACCGACCCGGCCGGGAAGCTGCTGGGCATCGTGACCAACCGCGACATGGCCTTCGAGTCCGACCGCAGCCGCCAGGTGCGCGAGGTCATGACGCCGATGCCGCTGGTCACCGGCAAGGTCGGCATCTCCGGCGTGGACGCCATGGAGCTGCTGCGCCGCCACAAGATCGAGAAGCTTCCGCTGGTCGACGAGGCGGGAGTCCTCAAGGGCCTGATCACCGTCAAGGACTTCGTCAAGGCCGAGAAGTACCCGAACGCGGCCAAGGACGCCGAGGGCCGGCTGCTCGTCGGAGCCGCCGTGGGCGCCAGCCCCGAGGCACTGGAGCGCGCCCAGGCGCTCGCCGAGGCCGGGGTGGACTTCCTGGTCGTCGACACCTCGCACGGCCACAACAGCAACGCCCTCAGCTGGATGTCGAAGATCAAGTCGAGCGTCTCCGTCGACGTGATCGGCGGCAACGTCGCCACGCGTGACGGCGCCCAGGCACTGATCGACGCCGGTGTCGACGGCATCAAGGTGGGTGTCGGCCCGGGTTCGATCTGTACGACCCGTGTGGTCGCCGGCATCGGTGTCCCGCAGGTCACCGCGATCTACGAGGCATCCCTCGCCGCCCGGCCGGCCGGCGTCCCGCTGATCGGCGACGGCGGTCTGCAGTACTCCGGCGACATCGGCAAGGCGCTGGCCGCCGGTGCCGACACCGTGATGCTCGGCAGCCTCCTGGCCGGCTGCGAGGAGTCGCCCGGCGAGCTGCAGTTCATCAACGGCAAGCAGTACAAGTCGTACCGCGGCATGGGCTCGCTCGGTGCCATGCAGTCCCGCGGCCAGGGCAAGTCGTACTCGAAGGACCGCTACTTCCAGGCCGAGGTCTCCGCCGACGACAAGCTCGTGCCCGAGGGCATCGAGGGCCAGGTGCCCTACCGCGGCCCGCTGTCCAGCGTCCTGCACCAGCTCGTCGGCGGACTGCGCCAGACCATGGGCTACGTGGGCGCGGCCACCATCGACGAGATGGAGACGAAGGGCCGCTTCGTGCGGATCACCTCCGCGGGCCTCAAGGAGAGCCACCCGCACGACATCCAGATGACGGTCGAGGCGCCGAACTACAGCCGCAACAAGTAG
- a CDS encoding SDR family oxidoreductase has translation MTTALITGSTAGIGAAFARRLANEGHNLVLVARDTERLQEQATELHDRHGIEAEVLTADLASDDGIEAVAARLADRRNPVDLLVNNAGFGNKGRFLDVSMADELKMLKVHCEAVLRLTAAATEAMRERGRGGVVNVASVAAFVPRGTYGASKAWVVQFTQGAAKDLAGSGVRLMALCPGFVRTEFHQRAGMGTDNIPGWMWLDADKLVAAALGDLARGKSLSIPDPRYKALMGVVKVTPRGLLGGISSRTGRKYGPQ, from the coding sequence ATGACAACGGCTCTGATTACGGGATCGACCGCGGGCATCGGCGCCGCGTTCGCGCGGCGGCTGGCAAACGAGGGGCACAACCTGGTGCTCGTCGCCCGCGACACCGAGCGGCTGCAGGAACAGGCGACCGAGCTGCACGACCGGCACGGCATCGAGGCGGAGGTCCTCACGGCGGACCTCGCCTCGGACGACGGGATCGAGGCCGTGGCCGCGCGCCTGGCCGACCGCAGGAACCCCGTCGACCTGCTGGTCAACAACGCCGGCTTCGGCAACAAGGGCCGCTTCCTCGACGTGTCGATGGCCGACGAGCTGAAGATGCTGAAGGTCCACTGCGAGGCCGTACTGCGGCTCACGGCGGCTGCGACCGAGGCGATGCGGGAGCGCGGCCGTGGCGGTGTCGTCAACGTCGCGTCCGTGGCCGCCTTCGTGCCGCGCGGCACGTACGGCGCCTCCAAGGCGTGGGTCGTGCAGTTCACGCAGGGGGCGGCGAAGGATCTGGCCGGCAGCGGGGTGCGGCTGATGGCGCTGTGCCCGGGGTTCGTGCGCACCGAGTTCCATCAGCGGGCGGGGATGGGCACGGACAACATCCCCGGGTGGATGTGGCTGGACGCGGACAAGCTCGTGGCGGCGGCGCTGGGGGATCTGGCGCGCGGGAAGTCGTTGTCCATCCCGGATCCGCGGTACAAGGCACTGATGGGGGTCGTGAAGGTGACGCCCCGCGGGCTGCTGGGTGGGATCTCTTCGCGGACCGGGCGGAAGTACGGGCCGCAATAA
- a CDS encoding WhiB family transcriptional regulator, whose protein sequence is MADFSRLPGPNADLWDWQLLAACRGVDSSLFFHPEGERGAARSARENSAKEVCMRCPVRAQCAAHALTVREPYGVWGGLTEDEREELMGRARNRLVTAGATGGDGVSNN, encoded by the coding sequence ATGGCAGATTTCTCCCGCCTTCCCGGACCGAACGCGGACCTATGGGACTGGCAGCTTCTGGCCGCCTGTCGCGGAGTGGACAGCTCGCTGTTCTTCCATCCGGAGGGTGAGCGCGGTGCGGCCCGGAGCGCTCGCGAGAACTCGGCCAAGGAGGTCTGCATGCGGTGCCCCGTGCGCGCACAGTGCGCCGCGCACGCGCTGACGGTGAGAGAGCCGTACGGCGTGTGGGGCGGCCTGACCGAGGACGAGCGCGAAGAACTCATGGGTCGGGCGCGGAACCGGCTGGTGACGGCGGGGGCCACCGGCGGGGACGGCGTATCGAACAACTGA
- a CDS encoding GuaB3 family IMP dehydrogenase-related protein produces the protein MTEIEIGRGKRGRRAYAFDDIAVVPSRRTRDPKEVSIAWQIDAYRFELPFLAAPMDSVVSPATAIRIGELGGLGVLNLEGLWTRYEDPQPLLDEITELDADTATRRLQEIYSAPIKEELIGARIKEVRDSGVVTAAALSPQRTAQFSKAVVDAGVDIFVIRGTTVSAEHVSGSHEPLNLKQFIYELDVPVIVGGCATYTAALHLMRTGAAGVLVGFGGGAAHTTRNVLGIQVPMATAVADVAAARRDYMDESGGRYVHVIADGGVGWSGDLPKAIACGADAVMMGSPLARATDGPGKGHHWGMEAVNEELPRGKKVDLGTVGTIEEVLTGPSHTPDGSMNLFGALRRAMATTGYSELKEFQRVEVTVADSQHKR, from the coding sequence GTGACTGAGATCGAGATCGGGCGCGGCAAGCGCGGCCGCCGGGCGTACGCCTTCGACGACATCGCCGTCGTCCCCAGCCGCCGTACGCGGGACCCGAAGGAGGTCTCGATCGCCTGGCAGATCGACGCCTACCGCTTCGAGCTGCCGTTCCTGGCCGCTCCCATGGACTCGGTCGTCTCGCCGGCCACCGCGATCCGCATCGGTGAGCTCGGCGGCCTCGGCGTGCTCAACCTCGAGGGCCTGTGGACGCGGTACGAGGACCCGCAGCCGCTGCTCGACGAGATCACCGAGCTGGACGCGGACACCGCGACGCGCCGCCTCCAGGAGATCTACTCCGCCCCCATCAAGGAGGAGCTGATCGGTGCGCGCATCAAGGAGGTGCGCGACTCCGGCGTGGTCACGGCGGCCGCGCTCTCCCCGCAGCGCACGGCGCAGTTCTCCAAGGCGGTCGTGGACGCGGGCGTGGACATCTTCGTCATCCGCGGTACGACGGTCTCGGCGGAGCACGTCTCGGGCTCGCACGAGCCGTTGAACCTGAAGCAGTTCATCTACGAGCTCGACGTCCCGGTGATCGTGGGCGGCTGCGCCACCTACACAGCGGCCCTGCACCTGATGCGCACGGGTGCGGCGGGCGTGCTGGTCGGCTTCGGCGGCGGCGCCGCGCACACCACGCGCAACGTCCTGGGCATCCAGGTCCCGATGGCGACGGCGGTCGCGGACGTGGCGGCGGCCCGGCGCGACTACATGGACGAGTCCGGCGGCCGGTACGTGCACGTGATCGCGGACGGCGGTGTGGGCTGGTCCGGCGACCTCCCGAAGGCGATCGCCTGCGGTGCGGACGCGGTGATGATGGGCTCCCCGCTGGCCCGCGCGACGGACGGTCCGGGCAAGGGCCACCACTGGGGCATGGAGGCCGTCAACGAGGAGCTGCCGCGCGGCAAGAAGGTCGACCTCGGCACGGTCGGCACCATCGAGGAGGTGCTGACGGGCCCGTCGCACACCCCGGACGGCTCGATGAACCTGTTCGGCGCCCTGCGCCGCGCGATGGCCACCACCGGCTACAGCGAGCTGAAGGAGTTCCAGCGCGTCGAGGTGACGGTGGCGGACTCGCAGCACAAGCGGTGA
- a CDS encoding glycerol-3-phosphate dehydrogenase/oxidase produces MRTATLGPAQRAESLAGMAERELDVLVVGAGVVGAGTALDAVTRGLSTGLVEARDWASGTSSRSSKLIHGGLRYLEMLDFALVREALKERGLLLERLAPHLVKPVPFLYPLQHQGWERLYAGSGVALYDAMSMARGHGRGLPMHRHLTRRHALRVAPALRKDALVGALQYYDAQMDDARYVATLVRTAASYGAKVANGARVTGFVREGERVVGARVQDVEAGGEYEVRAKQVVNATGVWTDDTQGMVGERGQFHVRASKGIHLVVPKDRINSSSGLILRTEKSVLFVIPWGRHWIIGTTDTDWDLDKTHPAASSADIDYLLEHVNSVLAVPLTRDDVQGVYAGLRPLLAGESDATSKLSREHTVAHPAPGLVVVAGGKYTTYRVMAKDAVDEAVHGLDMRVAECVTEDVPLLGAEGYRALWNARARIAARTGLHVVRVEHLLNRYGAMTEEVLDLIAADSSLGEPLQAADDYLRAEIVYAASHEGARHLDDVLTRRTRISIETFDRGTRSAREAAELMAPVLGWDKDHIEREVEHYEKRVEAERESQRQPDDLTADAARLGARDIVPL; encoded by the coding sequence GTGAGGACAGCGACACTGGGGCCGGCGCAGCGAGCCGAGTCACTGGCGGGAATGGCGGAGCGCGAATTGGACGTGCTGGTCGTGGGCGCAGGCGTGGTCGGTGCGGGCACCGCACTGGACGCCGTGACGCGCGGTCTGTCCACGGGCCTGGTCGAGGCGCGCGACTGGGCGTCCGGCACATCCAGCAGGTCCAGCAAGCTGATCCACGGCGGACTGCGCTATCTGGAGATGCTCGACTTCGCGCTCGTACGGGAGGCGCTGAAGGAGCGCGGGCTGCTCCTGGAGCGGCTGGCCCCTCATCTGGTGAAGCCGGTGCCTTTCCTGTACCCCTTGCAGCACCAGGGCTGGGAGCGCCTGTACGCCGGATCGGGCGTCGCGCTCTACGACGCCATGTCGATGGCCCGCGGACACGGCCGTGGCCTGCCCATGCACCGCCACCTGACCCGACGTCACGCCCTGCGCGTGGCGCCGGCCCTGAGGAAGGACGCACTGGTCGGTGCCCTGCAGTACTACGACGCGCAGATGGACGACGCCCGCTATGTGGCCACTTTGGTGCGCACCGCGGCGTCGTACGGCGCGAAGGTCGCCAACGGCGCGCGCGTGACGGGATTCGTGCGGGAGGGCGAGCGGGTCGTCGGCGCGCGCGTGCAGGACGTCGAGGCGGGCGGCGAGTACGAGGTCCGCGCCAAGCAGGTCGTCAACGCGACGGGTGTGTGGACCGACGACACCCAGGGGATGGTGGGAGAACGCGGACAGTTCCACGTACGGGCGTCCAAGGGCATCCACCTGGTCGTGCCGAAGGACCGCATCAACTCCTCGTCCGGACTGATTCTGCGCACGGAGAAGTCCGTGCTGTTCGTCATCCCCTGGGGCCGGCACTGGATCATCGGCACCACGGACACCGACTGGGACCTCGACAAGACGCATCCGGCCGCTTCCAGCGCGGACATCGACTACCTGCTGGAGCATGTGAACTCGGTGCTCGCGGTGCCGCTCACGCGGGACGACGTGCAGGGCGTGTACGCGGGTCTGCGCCCGCTGCTGGCCGGTGAGTCGGACGCCACCAGCAAGCTGTCGCGCGAGCACACCGTGGCGCATCCCGCCCCCGGCCTCGTCGTGGTGGCGGGCGGCAAGTACACGACGTACCGGGTGATGGCCAAGGACGCGGTCGACGAGGCGGTGCACGGCCTCGACATGCGGGTCGCCGAGTGTGTGACGGAGGATGTGCCGCTGCTCGGAGCCGAGGGCTACCGGGCGCTGTGGAACGCGCGAGCGCGGATCGCGGCCCGCACGGGCCTTCATGTGGTGCGCGTGGAACACCTGTTGAACCGGTACGGGGCGATGACGGAGGAGGTCCTCGACCTCATCGCCGCCGACTCCTCGCTCGGCGAGCCCCTGCAGGCCGCCGACGACTATCTGCGCGCCGAGATCGTGTACGCGGCCTCGCACGAGGGCGCACGGCATCTGGACGACGTGCTGACCCGGCGCACCCGCATCTCCATCGAGACCTTCGACCGGGGGACGCGGAGTGCGCGGGAGGCGGCCGAACTCATGGCGCCGGTGCTCGGCTGGGACAAGGACCACATCGAGCGCGAGGTCGAGCACTACGAGAAGCGGGTGGAGGCCGAGCGGGAGTCGCAGCGGCAGCCGGACGATCTGACGGCGGATGCGGCGAGGCTCGGCGCCCGGGACATCGTGCCGCTGTAG